In Nocardioides sp. JQ2195, a genomic segment contains:
- a CDS encoding aspartate kinase: protein MGIVVQKYGGSSVADATGIKRVAQRIVNTRKAGHDVVVVVSAMGDTTDELRDLAEQVTPLPPPRELDMLLTAGERMSMALVAMAIAQLGHKAQSFTGSQAGVITDSVHGKAKIIDITPGRIENAINEGAIAIVAGFQGVSQDTKDITTLGRGASDTTAVALAAALGADVCEIYSDVDGVFTADPRVVPAARKLDRISTEEMLEMAASGAKILHLRCVEYARRYNMPIHVRSSFSQKEGTWVLPDTNSETSMEHAIISGVAHDRSQAKITVVDVPDKVGEAARIFEALAESGANLDMVVQNVSAAATVRTDISVTLPREDGQAAMTALARIQDEVGYSELLYDDQIGKVSLIGAGMRSQPGITAKFFASLASAGVNIEMISTSEIRISVIVDNADIDNAIQAVHTAFDLDAEEVEAVVYGGTGR from the coding sequence GTGGGCATTGTCGTGCAGAAGTACGGCGGCTCCTCCGTGGCTGACGCGACCGGCATCAAGCGGGTCGCCCAGCGCATCGTGAACACCCGCAAGGCAGGCCACGACGTGGTCGTCGTGGTCTCGGCCATGGGTGACACCACCGACGAGCTGCGTGACCTGGCCGAACAGGTCACCCCGCTTCCGCCCCCGCGGGAGCTGGACATGCTGCTGACCGCCGGCGAGCGGATGTCCATGGCGCTGGTCGCCATGGCGATCGCGCAGCTCGGCCACAAGGCGCAGTCGTTCACCGGCTCCCAGGCCGGCGTGATCACCGACTCGGTGCACGGCAAGGCCAAGATCATCGACATCACGCCCGGTCGCATCGAGAACGCCATCAACGAAGGCGCGATCGCGATCGTGGCGGGCTTCCAAGGCGTCTCCCAGGACACCAAGGACATCACCACGCTGGGGCGTGGTGCCTCCGACACCACGGCCGTCGCGCTGGCCGCCGCCCTGGGCGCCGACGTCTGCGAGATCTACAGCGACGTCGACGGTGTCTTCACCGCCGACCCGCGCGTCGTCCCGGCGGCCCGCAAGCTCGACAGGATCTCCACCGAGGAGATGCTCGAGATGGCTGCCTCGGGCGCCAAGATCCTCCACCTGCGGTGCGTCGAGTACGCGCGCCGCTACAACATGCCCATCCACGTGCGCTCGTCCTTCTCCCAGAAGGAGGGCACGTGGGTTCTCCCCGACACCAATTCGGAGACCTCCATGGAACACGCGATCATCTCGGGCGTCGCCCACGACCGCAGCCAGGCCAAGATCACCGTGGTCGACGTCCCCGACAAGGTCGGCGAGGCGGCCCGCATCTTCGAGGCGCTGGCCGAGTCCGGTGCCAATCTCGACATGGTGGTGCAGAACGTCTCTGCGGCCGCCACGGTGCGCACCGACATCTCCGTGACGCTGCCCCGTGAGGACGGCCAGGCCGCGATGACCGCCCTGGCCCGCATCCAGGACGAGGTCGGCTACTCCGAGCTGCTGTACGACGACCAGATCGGCAAGGTCTCCCTGATCGGTGCCGGCATGCGCTCACAGCCGGGCATCACCGCGAAGTTCTTCGCCTCACTGGCCTCGGCAGGCGTCAACATCGAGATGATCTCCACCTCGGAGATCCGCATCTCGGTGATCGTCGACAACGCCGACATCGACAACGCCATCCAGGCAGTCCACACCGCCTTCGACCTCGATGCCGAAGAGGTCGAGGCCGTCGTCTACGGAGGAACCGGACGATGA
- a CDS encoding aspartate-semialdehyde dehydrogenase: MTSTPASRPVRLGIVGATGQVGDAMRRILVERDFPLESIRFFASARSAGTTLPWGDGEITVEDASTADVSDLDIAIFSAGGSTSKALAEKYAEAGAIVIDNSSAWRMDPDVPLVVSEVNPEAISEARKGIIANPNCTTMAAMPVLRPLHDEAGLQRLVVSTYQAVSGSGLAGVEELAGQVEAVGDARSLATDGSSVEFPAPNNYVMPIAYNVVAMAGSIVDDGLNETDEEQKLRNESRKILGIPDLRVSGLCVRVPVFSGHSLAINAEFERPLPVKRAEELLADAPGVELSEVPNPLQAAGNDPSYVGRLRNDPGVDDDRGLALFISNDNLRKGAALNAVQVAELVAATL; the protein is encoded by the coding sequence ATGACTTCCACTCCCGCATCCCGCCCCGTCCGTCTCGGCATCGTCGGCGCCACCGGCCAGGTCGGCGACGCCATGCGTCGCATCCTGGTCGAGCGCGACTTCCCGCTCGAGTCGATCCGCTTCTTCGCCTCGGCCCGTTCGGCCGGCACGACCCTGCCCTGGGGCGACGGCGAGATCACCGTGGAGGACGCCTCCACCGCCGACGTCTCCGACCTCGACATCGCGATCTTCTCCGCCGGCGGCTCGACGTCGAAGGCGTTGGCCGAGAAGTACGCCGAAGCCGGCGCCATCGTGATCGACAACTCCTCGGCCTGGCGGATGGACCCCGATGTGCCGCTGGTCGTCTCCGAGGTGAACCCGGAGGCGATCTCCGAGGCCCGCAAGGGCATCATCGCCAACCCGAACTGCACCACGATGGCCGCGATGCCGGTGCTGCGCCCCCTGCACGACGAGGCCGGCCTGCAGCGACTGGTCGTCTCGACCTACCAGGCCGTCTCCGGCTCCGGCCTCGCCGGCGTCGAGGAGCTGGCCGGGCAGGTGGAGGCCGTGGGTGACGCGCGCAGCCTGGCCACCGACGGCTCCTCGGTCGAGTTCCCCGCGCCGAACAACTACGTCATGCCGATCGCCTACAACGTGGTCGCGATGGCCGGCTCGATCGTCGACGACGGCCTCAACGAGACCGACGAGGAGCAGAAGCTCCGCAACGAGTCCCGCAAGATCCTCGGCATCCCCGACCTGCGGGTCTCGGGGCTCTGCGTGCGGGTGCCGGTCTTCTCCGGCCACTCCTTGGCGATCAACGCCGAGTTCGAGCGTCCGCTGCCGGTCAAGCGGGCCGAGGAGCTCCTCGCCGACGCCCCGGGAGTCGAGCTGTCCGAGGTCCCGAACCCGTTGCAGGCGGCCGGCAACGACCCGTCGTACGTCGGCCGGCTGCGCAACGACCCGGGTGTCGACGACGACCGTGGCCTGGCGCTGTTCATCAGCAACGACAACCTGCGCAAGGGTGCGGCCCTCAATGCCGTCCAGGTCGCAGAGCTGGTGGCGGCCACTCTCTGA
- a CDS encoding DUF5063 domain-containing protein: MTDQTVPAQTDPQLEEFAQQVADQVESFLVALQAITREADGSRAISLLLLEVSQVLLAGARLGVQADFTPAEEFQPDAGPDPDLDGMRLRLARMLDGVDMYAEVFDTYGEPEIVTSMLSDDLTSVASALAHGLRHHKAGRVDEALWWWQFSYVSTWGSEASGVLRALQSIVTHDRLDTDFEIEQEQVAAADEMLEDAALDPR, from the coding sequence ATGACTGACCAGACAGTGCCAGCCCAGACGGATCCGCAGCTCGAGGAGTTCGCCCAGCAGGTCGCCGACCAGGTGGAGAGCTTCCTGGTCGCGCTGCAGGCGATCACGCGCGAGGCCGACGGCAGCCGAGCCATCTCGTTGTTGCTGCTCGAGGTGTCCCAGGTGCTGCTCGCGGGCGCGCGGCTCGGCGTCCAGGCCGACTTCACGCCTGCCGAGGAGTTCCAGCCCGACGCAGGGCCCGACCCCGACCTCGACGGGATGCGCTTGCGGTTGGCGCGCATGCTCGACGGAGTCGACATGTACGCCGAGGTGTTCGACACCTACGGCGAGCCCGAGATCGTGACGTCGATGCTCTCCGACGACCTCACCAGCGTGGCCTCCGCGCTCGCGCACGGCCTGCGTCACCACAAGGCCGGTCGGGTCGACGAGGCGCTGTGGTGGTGGCAGTTCTCCTACGTCTCCACGTGGGGCAGCGAGGCGTCCGGGGTGCTCCGGGCGTTGCAGTCGATCGTCACCCACGATCGGCTCGACACCGACTTCGAGATCGAGCAGGAGCAGGTCGCTGCCGCCGATGAGATGCTGGAGGATGCCGCACTCGACCCCCGGTAG